In Mycobacterium sp. ITM-2016-00317, the genomic window CGACGTCCAGGCCGGCGTCGCGCACCCGCGGGCTGTCCACCCCGGCCGGGGAGGACACCACGATCAGCATCTGGACGTCGCCCTGGCCGAACTTCTCGGTGAGAAGCGCCGACGCCTGGGCGGATTGGGAGCCGGGATCGGAGAAACCGCTCGGCGACAGGCTTTTGGCGACCGGCACCCCGAACACCGCCAGCACGGCGGTCAGCAACGCCGCGGCGAGCAGTACGCGTCGCGGAGCGGCGAGCGCGAGAGAGGCGATTCTGGGAAGCAGCGGAGTCTCCAACCACGAGGGCATCTAGACCTACGACACGTAATACGCCCGGCGAGGGTTCACGTATTGCACAGGCCGGTCCGCCCGGCCCGGTGGGTCAGCCGATCTCGAAGTGCTGGTAATCGAACGGGGTGCGCCAGTGCCCGCCCCAGCGCCACCCGCGGTCGGTGAACGCGCGCACCGCCGGGTCGCCGTCGTGCAGCATCCCGGCATCGGTGCGGGTGCGGTCCACCCACGGTCCGGCGTTGGCGGGCTGGAAGTCGCCGCGCCGGTCGATGTACGGGTTGAGTCGCGGGTTCACGTCGACCGCGCGGCCGTAGGCGTGCAGCGACCAGTTGCCGGTGCCCGGGATGTCGCGGCAGTTGAACGCCGAGGTGTTGTTGTCGCGCATCGACAGCTCGTCGTCGGCGCCGGGGTAGCGGTCGGCGGTGTCCATCTTCTCGATCGGGTAACGCAGCCGGTGCAGTTCGGCGAAGACCTCGATCACCTCGTCGGTCAGCTCGCGGTGCACCATGAGCCGCCCGCGGTGGGTCTGGCCGTCGAAACCCCAGTGGTCCAACTCGATTCGGCGCAACTCCTTGGGCTCCAGTGGGCAGCCCGGCCGCCACGTCGTCCCGAGGTCGGCGGCGGTCACCGTGTGCACCTCGGCCGGGCGCGGCCGGGGCGCGGCCGGCGTGACGGTGCGGACGGTCTCCGCGGGCAGCGGCGCGGCGGCCGGGGAAGGCGTGCTGGACGCCTGTACCGACGGGGTGGGGGCGTCGTCCGCGGGCGCGCACTGCACCAGTACCGCTGTCGCGACCGCCAGTGCGGCCAGCCCTGCACACCTCACCGCGGACCAACCTACCGCAGCCGGATGTGCCGTTAGTGGCGCTAATCAGTTCTGTTAGTGGGGCTTTGGAATTTGACGGTCAGGTCACAAGATCGGTGCCATTGCTGTGACATGCGTCATCGGTGAGCTATATTGTGTGCGTCATCACAGAAGGGGTGGACATGGTCGGTATCGGCGAGGGCGCAATGGTCCCGCAGGCTGTCGAGTCGCACCGCGTTGCGCATGCGTCCGGCTCGGTCAACTGGGCGGTCGCG contains:
- a CDS encoding M15 family metallopeptidase, with amino-acid sequence MRCAGLAALAVATAVLVQCAPADDAPTPSVQASSTPSPAAAPLPAETVRTVTPAAPRPRPAEVHTVTAADLGTTWRPGCPLEPKELRRIELDHWGFDGQTHRGRLMVHRELTDEVIEVFAELHRLRYPIEKMDTADRYPGADDELSMRDNNTSAFNCRDIPGTGNWSLHAYGRAVDVNPRLNPYIDRRGDFQPANAGPWVDRTRTDAGMLHDGDPAVRAFTDRGWRWGGHWRTPFDYQHFEIG